The Geomonas ferrireducens DNA segment GAAGGCCCCATGCACATCGTAATGTTCTACCACTCCATCGTTTCGGACTGGAACCACGGCAATGCCCATTTCCTGCGCGGCGTGGTCACCGAACTGCGCCTCATGGGGCATGAGGTCGCGGTGTACGAGCCCGAGGAAGGGTGGAGCTACCGGAACATGTTGCGCGACAGCGGCGAATACGCGCTGCAGGAGTTCGAACAGGTCTACCCGGGGCTTGTCGGGATACGTTACCGGCTGGATGAGCTGGATCTGGACCGGGCCCTCGCGCAGGCGGACCTGGTGATCGTGCACGAATGGAACGACCCGGAACTCGTCCGGCTGATCGGCCTGCACCGCAAGGGGGGCGGGCACTACCGGCTCCTCTTCCACGACACGCACCACCGAAGCGTCACCGATGCCGAGGGAATGGCCGCCTGTGATCTCTCAGGTTTCGACGGCGTCCTCGCCTATGGCGGGAAAATCAGGGACATCTACCTCGACCGCGGCTGGGCGAAAAGGGTGTGGGTCTGGCACGAGGCGGCGGACGTGAGGGTCTTCGCCCCGGTAGAGGGCGCTGACAAGGTGGGGGACGTGGTCTGGGTGGGCAACTGGGGCGACGACGAGCGCAGCGAGGAGATCCGCGAGTTTTTCGTCGAGCCGGTGCGACGCCTACATCTGAAAGCGGCGGTGTACGGGGTGCGCTACCCGCGCCAGGCGCTGCAGCTCCTCGCCGAAAGCGGGATCGGCTACGGCGGCTGGCTCCCCAACTTCAACGTCCCAAGGGTTTTCAGCAGGTTCCGGCTCACCGTTCACATACCGCGCCGCCCTTACATGGAGGCGCTCCCCGGCATCCCCACCATCCGCCCCTTCGAGGCGCTTGCCTGCGGCATCCCGCTCCTTTCCGCCCCGTGGGTCGACTGCGACGGGCTCTTCGAGGCGGGTAAGGATCTTCTCTACGCCCGCGACGGGCGGGAGATGGAAGCCCGGATGAAGGCGCTGCTCGAGGACCC contains these protein-coding regions:
- a CDS encoding CgeB family protein; translated protein: MHIVMFYHSIVSDWNHGNAHFLRGVVTELRLMGHEVAVYEPEEGWSYRNMLRDSGEYALQEFEQVYPGLVGIRYRLDELDLDRALAQADLVIVHEWNDPELVRLIGLHRKGGGHYRLLFHDTHHRSVTDAEGMAACDLSGFDGVLAYGGKIRDIYLDRGWAKRVWVWHEAADVRVFAPVEGADKVGDVVWVGNWGDDERSEEIREFFVEPVRRLHLKAAVYGVRYPRQALQLLAESGIGYGGWLPNFNVPRVFSRFRLTVHIPRRPYMEALPGIPTIRPFEALACGIPLLSAPWVDCDGLFEAGKDLLYARDGREMEARMKALLEDPGEAHRLAAHGRQTILARHTCRHRVDELLGICREFGVAD